From one Rosa rugosa chromosome 4, drRosRugo1.1, whole genome shotgun sequence genomic stretch:
- the LOC133745088 gene encoding LOW QUALITY PROTEIN: beta-1,2-xylosyltransferase XYXT1-like (The sequence of the model RefSeq protein was modified relative to this genomic sequence to represent the inferred CDS: deleted 2 bases in 1 codon), translated as MEPGTEFCEIENRDVRVNGKMSSMYVLSSQGENVIAAGNHSWTIRPYARKDDVKAISLIRKWSVKQVSTGDHQESIPKCTRNHSVPAILFSIGGYTLNQYHDFADVIIPLYITSRKYNGEVQFLITENRIKWIQKFQEILKGLSKYELIDIDKELEQVHCFPSVTVGLKTSRKEMTFDPLRYSYSMKDFRGFLRTTYSLKRANANAIKIRDGQHQLKKPRLLIISRNRTRSFTNTGEITQMARDLGCKVTVAEADMNVSNLANVVNSCDVMMGVHGAGLLNMLFLPENAIFIQIIPVGKFQWISTTYYGGPAKDMNLKYLEYKISNEESTLIQQYPLDHAVFTDPISIGKQGWMVFKSIYLNKQNVKLNVTRFKPTLLKALELLQQ; from the exons ATGGAACCAGGAACTGAATTCTGTGAGATTGAGAATAGGGATGTTCGGGTCAATGGAAAAATGTCCTCAATGTACGTTCTTTCATCTCAAGGGGAGAATGTGATAGCAGCTGGGAATCACTCATGGACTATAAGACCTTATGCTCGAAAAGATGACGTAAAAGCAATAAGCCTCATTAGGAAATGGTCAGTGAAACAAGTAAGTACTGGTGATCACCAGGAATCAATCCCTAAATGTACCAGAAATCATAGTGTTCCAGCCATCTTGTTTTCTATTGGTGGATATACATTAAATCAGTACCATGACTTTGCTGATGTGATCATTCCACTCTATATTACTTCTCGAAAATATAATGGAGAAGTTCAGTTCCTTATCACTGAGAATCGTATTAAGTGGATTCAAAAGTTCCAAGAAATACTAAAAGGACTTTCCAAGTATGAGCTTATTGACATTGACAAAGAACTAGAACAAGTCCATTGCTTTCCAAGCGTAACGGTTGGCCTGAAAACATCTCGCAAGGAAATGACCTTTGATCCTTTGAGATATTCATATTCTATGAAAGACTTCAGAGGGTTTCTAAGAACCACTTATTCATTAAAGAGAGCCAAT GCCAATGCAATCAAAATCAGAGATGGACAGCATCAACTAAAAAAGCCTCGGCTTCTCATCATATCAAGAAACAGAACAAGGTCTTTCACAAATACGGGCGAAATAACTCAGATGGCAAGAGACTTGGGGTGCAAGGTAACTGTGGCGGAGGCTGACATGAATGTGTCGAATTTGGCAAATGTTGTGAATTCTTGTGATGTGATGATGGGAGTTCATGGAGCTGGTCTTTTGAACATGCTTTTCCTACCCGAAAATGCAATTTTTATCCAGATAATTCCAGTTGGAAAGTTCCAATGGATTTCGACAACATACTATGGAGGGCCAGCAAAGGATATGAATCTAAAGTATTTGGAATATAAGATAAGCAATGAAGAGAGCACACTGATACAGCAATACCCACTTGATCATGCAGTTTTTACTGACCCTATCTCAATTGGAAAACAAGGGTGGATGGTATTCAAGTCAATCTATCTGAACAAACAAAATGTAAAGCTTAATGTCACTAGGTTTAAACCCACGTTGTTAAAAGCCCTTGAGCTTTTGCAGCAGTAG
- the LOC133745649 gene encoding beta-1,2-xylosyltransferase XYXT1-like, with protein MMYDSILARSFSRHEQKKLGYGAFLCCLLIALCFCTVLKPSLNPLPPLNLQRSLGVRNRILALMESNKESNSSEHVIKTKVDRIIKTEEFKNVSLIHEDEVEDSKQEQKNESITDSVTTSPISSSGDDDDHETKIVEVVTKSGEPVICNVKQPRTEYCEVNGDARVDGKSSSVIVASSQLEMSSASNSSWTIRTYARKEDPTAMSHARKWFVKPASTDDQEFPQCSRSHNVPAILFSSGGYTGNHFHDFTDVVIPLFITSRKYKGEVQFLVTDIRPFWIEKFKAVLKGLSNYQFIDIDKEQVVHCFPSITVGLIRHEKELSINDPSKYSLSMKDFRKFLRTTYSLKKVNAIRVKDGQRKKPRLLIIPRKRTRSFTNTGEIMRMAKRLGYKVSVAEASMDVSKFAELVNSCDVLMGVHGAGLTNILFLPENAVFIQILPIGGFEWLAATDFGEPSQDMNLKYLEYKISNEESTLIQQYPLDHAVFTDPYSIGKQGWEAFKSIFLDKQNVRLNVNRFKPTLLKALELLHQ; from the exons ATGATGTACGATTCGATACTTGCCAGAAGCTTTAGTCGGCATGAGCAGAAGAAATTAGGATATGGAGCATTTCTTTGCTGCTTGTTGATAGCATTGTGCTTTTGCACAGTGCTGAAGCCCAGTTTGAATCCTCTACCACCTT TGAATTTGCAGCGATCACTTGGTGTCAGAAACAGGATACTGGCACTAATGGAGTCGAACAAGGAATCAAACAGCTCTGAGCATGTAATCAAAACTAAAGTTGATCGCATCATAAAGACTGAGGAGTTCAAAAATGTGAGTCTTATTCATGAAGATGAAGTAGAAGATTCTAAACAAGAGCAGAAAAATGAAAGCATTACAGACAGTGTTACTACTAGTCCCATTTCAAGCAGCGGTGACGATGATGATCATGAAACAAAGA TTGTTGAAGTTGTGACAAAGAGTGGGGAGCCAGTTATTTGCAATGTCAAGCAACCAAGAACTGAATATTGCGAGGTCAACGGTGATGCTCGGGTTGATGGAAAATCCTCCTCAGTTATTGTTGCTTCATCTCAATTGGAGATGTCATCAGCTAGCAATAGCTCCTGGACTATAAGAACTTATGCTCGAAAAGAAGATCCAACAGCAATGAGTCACGCTCGGAAATGGTTTGTGAAACCAGCAAGTACTGATGACCAGGAATTTCCTCAATGTAGTCGGAGTCATAATGTTCCAGCCATTTTGTTTTCGAGTGGAGGATACACTGGAAACCATTTCCATGATTTCACTGATGTGGTGATTCCTCTCTTCATAACTTCACGAAAATACAAGGGTGAAGTTCAGTTTCTTGTCACGGATATACGACCATTTTGGATTGAAAAGTTCAAAGCAGTACTAAAAGGATTGTCCAACTATCAGTTCATTGACATTGACAAAGAACAAGTAGTCCATTGCTTCCCAAGCATAACCGTTGGCCTCATACGACACGAAAAGGAGCTGAGCATCAATGATCCATCAAAGTATTCTCTTTCTATGAAAGACTTCAGAAAGTTTTTGAGGACAACTTATTCCTTGAAGAAAGTTAATGCAATTAGAGTCAAGGATGGTCAACGCAAAAAGCCGCGGCTTCTGATCATCCCAAGGAAGAGAACGAGGTCTTTCACGAATACAGGAGAGATTATGAGAATGGCAAAACGCTTGGGGTACAAGGTAAGTGTGGCAGAAGCTAGCATGGACGTCTCAAAATTTGCAGAACTTGTAAATTCTTGTGATGTGTTGATGGGAGTTCATGGAGCTGGCCTCACAAACATTCTTTTTCTTCCGGAAAATGCAGTCTTCATCCAAATACTTCCTATTGGAGGGTTTGAATGGCTTGCGGCGACAGATTTTGGAGAGCCTTCACAGGATATGAATCTCAAGTATTTGGAGTATAAGATAAGCAATGAGGAGAGCACATTGATACAGcaatacccacttgaccatgcAGTTTTTACTGACCCCTACTCTATTGGAAAACAGGGGTGGGAAGCATTCAAGTCAATCTTTTTGGATAAGCAAAATGTAAGGCTCAATGTCAATAGGTTCAAACCCACTTTGTTAAAAGCCCTCGAGCTTCTGCATCAGTAG